From a region of the Rhinopithecus roxellana isolate Shanxi Qingling chromosome 8, ASM756505v1, whole genome shotgun sequence genome:
- the IGSF9 gene encoding protein turtle homolog A isoform X1: MVWCLGLAVLSLVISQGADGRGKPEVVSVVGRAGESVVLGCDLLPPAGRPPLHVIEWLRFGFLLPIFIQFGLYSPRIDPDYVGRVRLQKGASLQIEGLRVEDQGWYECRVFFLDQHIPEDDFANGSWVHLTVNSPPQFQETPPAVLEVQELEPVTLRCVARGSPLPRVTWKLQGKDLGQGQGQVQVQNGTLRIRRVERGSSGVYTCQASSTEGSATHATQLLVLGPPVIVVPPKNCTVNASQDVSLACHAEAYPANLTYSWFQDNTNVFHISHLRSRVRILVDGSLRLQATQPDDAGCYTCVPSNGLLHPPSASAYLTVLYPAQVTAMPPETPLPIGMPGVIRCPVRANPPLLFVSWTKDGKALQLDKFPGWSQGTEGSLIIALGNEDALGEYSCTPYNSLGTAGPSPVTRVLLKAPPAFIEQPKEEYFQEVGRELLIPCSAQGDPPPVVSWAKVRLLSPLCLYLCPLHPCLLCPSHSVGGRVWEGEGCQRQGGEELELPGEMRGALGEGWLRVSSGLTSGSVGGPGAARPGPGGQQQQSHPATIDQGGPRALGMQCQQCCGPRGCLHQRLRAGAKRPDRMHHDWVSLAVPVGAAHLLVPGLQPHTQYQFSVLAQNKLGSGPFSEIVLSAPEGLPTTPAAPRLPPTEISPPLSPPRGLVAVRTPRGVLLHWDPPELVPKRLDGYVLEGRQGSQGWEVLDPAVAGTETELLVPGLIKDVLYEFRLVAFAGSYVSDPSNTANVSTSGLEVYPSRTQLPGLLPQPVLAGVVGGVCFLGVAILVSILAACLMNRRRATRRRRKRLRQDPPLIFSPTGTSAAPSALGSGSPDSVAKLKLQGSPVPSLRQSLLWGNLAGTPSPHPDPPPSRGPLPLEPICRGPDGRFVMGPTVVAPQERSGPEQAEPRTPAQCLARSFDCSSSSPSGAPQPLCIEDISPVAPPPAAPPSPLPGPGPLLQYLSLPFFREMNVDGDWPPLEEPSPAAPPDYMDTPRCPTSSFLRPPDTPPVSPRESLPGAVATAEPPYTALADWTLRERLLPGLLPAAPRGSLTSQSSGRGSASFLRPPSTAPSAGGSYLSPAPGDTSSWASGPERWPRREHVVTVSKRRNTSVDENYEWDSEFPGDVELLETLHLGLASSRLRPEAEPELGVKTPEEGCLLNTAHVTGPEARCAALREEFLAFRRRRDATRARLPAYRQPVPHPEQATLL; encoded by the exons ATGGTGTGGTGCCTCGGCCTGGCCGTCCTCAGCCTGGTTATCAGCCAGGGGGCTGACG GTCGAGGGAAGCCTGAGGTGGTATCGGTGGTGGGCCGGGCTGGGGAGAGTGTGGTGCTGGGCTGTGACCTGCTGCCCCCGGCCGGCCGACCCCCGCTGCATGTCATCGAGTGGCTGCGCTTTGGATTCCTGCTTCCCATCTTCATCCAGTTCGGCCTCTACTCTCCCCGAATTGACCCTGATTACGTGG GACGAGTCCGGCTGCAGAAGGGGGCCTCTCTCCAGATCGAGGGTCTCCGGGTGGAAGACCAGGGCTGGTACGAGTGCCGCGTGTTCTTCCTGGACCAGCACATCCCTGAAGACGATTTTGCTAACGGCTCCTGGGTGCATCTGACAGTCAATT CGCCCCCTCAATTCCAGGAGACACCTCCTGCTGTGTTGGAAGTGCAGGAACTGGAGCCTGTGACCCTGCGTTGTGTGGCCCGTGGGAGCCCCCTGCCTCGTGTGACGTGGAAGCTCCAAGGAAAGGACcttggccagggccagggccaggtgcAA GTGCAGAACGGGACACTGCGGATCCGCCGGGTAGAGCGAGGCAGCTCTGGGGTCTACACCTGCCAAGCCTCCAGCACTGAGGGCAGCGCCACTCACGCCACCCAGCTGCTAGTGCTAG GACCCCCAGTCATCGTGGTGCCCCCCAAGAACTGCACAGTCAATGCTTCCCAGGATGTTTCCTTGGCCTGCCACGCTGAGGCATACCCTGCTAATCTCACCTACAGCTGGTTCCAGGACAACACCAATGTCTTCCACATTAG CCACCTGCGGTCCCGGGTGCGGATTCTGGTGGACGGGAGCCTGCGGCTGCAGGCCACCCAGCCTGATGATGCCGGCTGCTACACCTGTGTGCCCAGCAATGGCCTCCTGCATCCACCCTCAGCCTCTGCCTACCTCACTGTGCTCT acccagcccaggtgacagctATGCCTCCTGAGACGCCCCTGCCCATAGGCATGCCGGGGGTGATCCGCTGCCCGGTTCGTGCCAACCCCCCACTGCTCTTTGTCAGCTGGACCAAGGATGGAAAGGCCCTGCAGCTGGACAAG TTCCCTGGCTGGTCCCAGGGCACAGAAGGCTCATTGATCATCGCCCTGGGGAACGAGGATGCCCTGGGAGAATACTCCTGCACCCCCTACAACAGTCTTGGTACCGCCGGGCCCTCCCCTGTGACCCGCGTGCTGCTCAAG GCTCCCCCAGCTTTTATAGAGCAGCCCAAGGAAGAATATTTCCAAGAAGTAGGGCGGGAGCTGCTCATCCCCTGCTCTGCCCAAGGGGACCCTCCTCCTGTTGTCTCTTGGGCCAAGGTAAGGCTCCTGAGCCCGCTCTGCCTGTACCTGTGCCCACTTCACCCCTGCCTCTTGTGCCCCAGCCATTCTGTGGGAGGGAGGGTGTGGGAAGGAGAGGGCTGTcagaggcagggtggggaggaaCTGGAGCTGCCTGGAGAGATGAGGGGCGCCCTTGGTGAGGGGTGGCTGCGTGTGTCCTCAGGGCTCACCAGTGGTTCTGTAGGTGGGCCGGGGGCTGCAAGGCCAGGCCCAGGTGGACAGCAACAGCAGTCTCATCCTGCGACCATTGACCAAGGAGGCCCACGGGCGCTGGGAATGCAGTGCCAGCAATGCTGTGGCCCGCGTGGCTGCCTCCACCAACGTCTACGTGCTGG GGCCAAGCGTCCTGACCGAATGCACCATGACTGGGTGTCCTTGGCAGTGCCTGTGGGGGCTGCTCACCTCCTAGTGCCAGGGCTGCAGCCCCACACCCAGTACCAGTTCAGCGTGCTGGCTCAGAACAAGCTGGGCAGTGGTCCCTTCAGCGAAATTGTCTTGTCTGCTCCTGAAG GGCTTCCTACCACGCCAGCTGCACCTAGGCTTCCCCCAACAGAGATATCCCCTCCCCTGTCCCCTCCACGGGGTCTGGTGGCAGTGAGGACACCCCGGGGGGTACTCCTACATTGGGATCCCCCAGAGCTGGTCCCTAAGAGACTGGATGGCTACGTCTTGGAAGGACGGCAAGGCTCCCAGGGCTGGGAGGTGCTGGACCCAGCTGTGGCAGGCACAGAAACAGAGCTGCTGGTGCCAGGCCTCATCAAG GATGTTCTCTATGAGTTCCGCCTCGTGGCCTTCGCAGGCAGCTACGTCAGCGACCCCAGCAACACGGCCAACGTCTCCACTTCCG GTCTGGAGGTCTACCCTTCGCGCACGCAGCTGCCGggtctcctgccccagcctgtgCTGGCCGGCGTGGTGGGCGGGGTCTGCTTTCTAGGCGTGGCCATCCTCGTGAGCATCCTGGCCGCCTGCCTCATGAACCGGCGCAGGGCTACCCGCCGCCGCCGCAAGCGCCTCCGCCAAG ATCCACCTCTTATCTTCTCTCCGACCGGGACGTCAGCTGCACC CTCTgctctgggctcaggcagtcctgaCAGCGTGGCGAAGCTGAAGCTCCAGGGTTCCCCAGTTCCCAGCCTGCGCCAGAGTCTGCTCTGGGGGAATCTTGCCGGAactcccagcccccacccagaTCCTCCGCCTAGCCGGGGACCCTTACCCCTGGAGCCCATTTGCCGGGGCCCAGATGGGCGCTTTGTGATGGGGCCCACTGTGGTGGCCCCCCAGGAAAGGTCAGGCCCGGAGCAGGCAGAACCTCGGACTCCAGCCCAGTGTCTCGCCCGGTCCTTTGACTGTAGCAGCAGCAGCCCCAGTGGGGCACCCCAGCCCCTCTGCATTGAAGACATCAGCCCTGTGGCGCCCCCTCCAGCAGCTCCACCCAGTCCCTTGCCAGGTCCCGGACCCCTACTCCAGTACCTGAGTCTGCCCTTCTTCCGAGAGATGAATGTGGATGGGGACTGGCCCCCTCTTGAGGAGCCCAGCCCTGCTGCACCCCCAGATTACATGGATACCCCGCGCTGCCCCACCTCATCTTTCCTTCGTCCTCCAGACACCCCTCCTGTGTCCCCCAGGGAATCACTTCCTGGGGCTGTGGCCACTGCAGAACCCCCTTACACAGCCCTGGCTGACTGGACACTGAGGGAGCGGCTGCTGCCAGGCCTTCTCCCTGCTGCCCCTCGAGGCAGCCTCACCAGCCAGAGCAGCGGGCGAGGCAGCGCTTCGTTCCTGCGGCCCCCCTCCACAGCCCCCTCTGCTGGAGGCAGCTACCTCAGCCCTGCTCCAGGAGACACCAGCAGCTGGGCCAGTGGCCCTGAGAGATGGCCCCGAAGGGAGCATGTGGTGACAGTCAGCAAGAG GAGGAATACTTCTGTGGACGAGAACTATGAGTGGGACTCAGAATTCCCTGGGGACGTGGAATTGCTGGAGACATTGCACCTGGGCTTGGCCAGCTCCCGGCTCAGACCTGAAGCTGAGCCGGAGCTAG GTGTGAAGACTCCAGAGGAGGGCTGCCTGCTGAACACTGCCCATGTTACTGGCCCTGAGGCCCGCTGTGCTGCCCTTCGGGAGGAATTCCTGGCCTTCCGCCGCCGCCGAGATGCTACTAGGGCTCGGCTACCAGCCTATCGACAGCCAGTCCCTCACCCCGAACAGGCCACTCTGCTGTGA
- the IGSF9 gene encoding protein turtle homolog A isoform X3: MVWCLGLAVLSLVISQGADGRGKPEVVSVVGRAGESVVLGCDLLPPAGRPPLHVIEWLRFGFLLPIFIQFGLYSPRIDPDYVGRVRLQKGASLQIEGLRVEDQGWYECRVFFLDQHIPEDDFANGSWVHLTVNSPPQFQETPPAVLEVQELEPVTLRCVARGSPLPRVTWKLQGKDLGQGQGQVQVQNGTLRIRRVERGSSGVYTCQASSTEGSATHATQLLVLGPPVIVVPPKNCTVNASQDVSLACHAEAYPANLTYSWFQDNTNVFHISHLRSRVRILVDGSLRLQATQPDDAGCYTCVPSNGLLHPPSASAYLTVLYPAQVTAMPPETPLPIGMPGVIRCPVRANPPLLFVSWTKDGKALQLDKFPGWSQGTEGSLIIALGNEDALGEYSCTPYNSLGTAGPSPVTRVLLKAPPAFIEQPKEEYFQEVGRELLIPCSAQGDPPPVVSWAKVGRGLQGQAQVDSNSSLILRPLTKEAHGRWECSASNAVARVAASTNVYVLGTSPHVVTNVSVVPLPKGANVSWEPGFDGGYLQRFSVWYTPLAKRPDRMHHDWVSLAVPVGAAHLLVPGLQPHTQYQFSVLAQNKLGSGPFSEIVLSAPEGLPTTPAAPRLPPTEISPPLSPPRGLVAVRTPRGVLLHWDPPELVPKRLDGYVLEGRQGSQGWEVLDPAVAGTETELLVPGLIKDVLYEFRLVAFAGSYVSDPSNTANVSTSGLEVYPSRTQLPGLLPQPVLAGVVGGVCFLGVAILVSILAACLMNRRRATRRRRKRLRQDPPLIFSPTGTSAAPSALGSGSPDSVAKLKLQGSPVPSLRQSLLWGNLAGTPSPHPDPPPSRGPLPLEPICRGPDGRFVMGPTVVAPQERSGPEQAEPRTPAQCLARSFDCSSSSPSGAPQPLCIEDISPVAPPPAAPPSPLPGPGPLLQYLSLPFFREMNVDGDWPPLEEPSPAAPPDYMDTPRCPTSSFLRPPDTPPVSPRESLPGAVATAEPPYTALADWTLRERLLPGLLPAAPRGSLTSQSSGRGSASFLRPPSTAPSAGGSYLSPAPGDTSSWASGPERWPRREHVVTVSKRRNTSVDENYEWDSEFPGDVELLETLHLGLASSRLRPEAEPELGVKTPEEGCLLNTAHVTGPEARCAALREEFLAFRRRRDATRARLPAYRQPVPHPEQATLL, translated from the exons ATGGTGTGGTGCCTCGGCCTGGCCGTCCTCAGCCTGGTTATCAGCCAGGGGGCTGACG GTCGAGGGAAGCCTGAGGTGGTATCGGTGGTGGGCCGGGCTGGGGAGAGTGTGGTGCTGGGCTGTGACCTGCTGCCCCCGGCCGGCCGACCCCCGCTGCATGTCATCGAGTGGCTGCGCTTTGGATTCCTGCTTCCCATCTTCATCCAGTTCGGCCTCTACTCTCCCCGAATTGACCCTGATTACGTGG GACGAGTCCGGCTGCAGAAGGGGGCCTCTCTCCAGATCGAGGGTCTCCGGGTGGAAGACCAGGGCTGGTACGAGTGCCGCGTGTTCTTCCTGGACCAGCACATCCCTGAAGACGATTTTGCTAACGGCTCCTGGGTGCATCTGACAGTCAATT CGCCCCCTCAATTCCAGGAGACACCTCCTGCTGTGTTGGAAGTGCAGGAACTGGAGCCTGTGACCCTGCGTTGTGTGGCCCGTGGGAGCCCCCTGCCTCGTGTGACGTGGAAGCTCCAAGGAAAGGACcttggccagggccagggccaggtgcAA GTGCAGAACGGGACACTGCGGATCCGCCGGGTAGAGCGAGGCAGCTCTGGGGTCTACACCTGCCAAGCCTCCAGCACTGAGGGCAGCGCCACTCACGCCACCCAGCTGCTAGTGCTAG GACCCCCAGTCATCGTGGTGCCCCCCAAGAACTGCACAGTCAATGCTTCCCAGGATGTTTCCTTGGCCTGCCACGCTGAGGCATACCCTGCTAATCTCACCTACAGCTGGTTCCAGGACAACACCAATGTCTTCCACATTAG CCACCTGCGGTCCCGGGTGCGGATTCTGGTGGACGGGAGCCTGCGGCTGCAGGCCACCCAGCCTGATGATGCCGGCTGCTACACCTGTGTGCCCAGCAATGGCCTCCTGCATCCACCCTCAGCCTCTGCCTACCTCACTGTGCTCT acccagcccaggtgacagctATGCCTCCTGAGACGCCCCTGCCCATAGGCATGCCGGGGGTGATCCGCTGCCCGGTTCGTGCCAACCCCCCACTGCTCTTTGTCAGCTGGACCAAGGATGGAAAGGCCCTGCAGCTGGACAAG TTCCCTGGCTGGTCCCAGGGCACAGAAGGCTCATTGATCATCGCCCTGGGGAACGAGGATGCCCTGGGAGAATACTCCTGCACCCCCTACAACAGTCTTGGTACCGCCGGGCCCTCCCCTGTGACCCGCGTGCTGCTCAAG GCTCCCCCAGCTTTTATAGAGCAGCCCAAGGAAGAATATTTCCAAGAAGTAGGGCGGGAGCTGCTCATCCCCTGCTCTGCCCAAGGGGACCCTCCTCCTGTTGTCTCTTGGGCCAAG GTGGGCCGGGGGCTGCAAGGCCAGGCCCAGGTGGACAGCAACAGCAGTCTCATCCTGCGACCATTGACCAAGGAGGCCCACGGGCGCTGGGAATGCAGTGCCAGCAATGCTGTGGCCCGCGTGGCTGCCTCCACCAACGTCTACGTGCTGG GCACTAGCCCTCATGTTGTCACCAATGTGTCCGTGGTGCCTTTGCCTAAGGGTGCCAATGTCTCCTGGGAGCCTGGCTTTGATGGTGGCTATCTGCagagattcagtgtctggtacaCGCCACT GGCCAAGCGTCCTGACCGAATGCACCATGACTGGGTGTCCTTGGCAGTGCCTGTGGGGGCTGCTCACCTCCTAGTGCCAGGGCTGCAGCCCCACACCCAGTACCAGTTCAGCGTGCTGGCTCAGAACAAGCTGGGCAGTGGTCCCTTCAGCGAAATTGTCTTGTCTGCTCCTGAAG GGCTTCCTACCACGCCAGCTGCACCTAGGCTTCCCCCAACAGAGATATCCCCTCCCCTGTCCCCTCCACGGGGTCTGGTGGCAGTGAGGACACCCCGGGGGGTACTCCTACATTGGGATCCCCCAGAGCTGGTCCCTAAGAGACTGGATGGCTACGTCTTGGAAGGACGGCAAGGCTCCCAGGGCTGGGAGGTGCTGGACCCAGCTGTGGCAGGCACAGAAACAGAGCTGCTGGTGCCAGGCCTCATCAAG GATGTTCTCTATGAGTTCCGCCTCGTGGCCTTCGCAGGCAGCTACGTCAGCGACCCCAGCAACACGGCCAACGTCTCCACTTCCG GTCTGGAGGTCTACCCTTCGCGCACGCAGCTGCCGggtctcctgccccagcctgtgCTGGCCGGCGTGGTGGGCGGGGTCTGCTTTCTAGGCGTGGCCATCCTCGTGAGCATCCTGGCCGCCTGCCTCATGAACCGGCGCAGGGCTACCCGCCGCCGCCGCAAGCGCCTCCGCCAAG ATCCACCTCTTATCTTCTCTCCGACCGGGACGTCAGCTGCACC CTCTgctctgggctcaggcagtcctgaCAGCGTGGCGAAGCTGAAGCTCCAGGGTTCCCCAGTTCCCAGCCTGCGCCAGAGTCTGCTCTGGGGGAATCTTGCCGGAactcccagcccccacccagaTCCTCCGCCTAGCCGGGGACCCTTACCCCTGGAGCCCATTTGCCGGGGCCCAGATGGGCGCTTTGTGATGGGGCCCACTGTGGTGGCCCCCCAGGAAAGGTCAGGCCCGGAGCAGGCAGAACCTCGGACTCCAGCCCAGTGTCTCGCCCGGTCCTTTGACTGTAGCAGCAGCAGCCCCAGTGGGGCACCCCAGCCCCTCTGCATTGAAGACATCAGCCCTGTGGCGCCCCCTCCAGCAGCTCCACCCAGTCCCTTGCCAGGTCCCGGACCCCTACTCCAGTACCTGAGTCTGCCCTTCTTCCGAGAGATGAATGTGGATGGGGACTGGCCCCCTCTTGAGGAGCCCAGCCCTGCTGCACCCCCAGATTACATGGATACCCCGCGCTGCCCCACCTCATCTTTCCTTCGTCCTCCAGACACCCCTCCTGTGTCCCCCAGGGAATCACTTCCTGGGGCTGTGGCCACTGCAGAACCCCCTTACACAGCCCTGGCTGACTGGACACTGAGGGAGCGGCTGCTGCCAGGCCTTCTCCCTGCTGCCCCTCGAGGCAGCCTCACCAGCCAGAGCAGCGGGCGAGGCAGCGCTTCGTTCCTGCGGCCCCCCTCCACAGCCCCCTCTGCTGGAGGCAGCTACCTCAGCCCTGCTCCAGGAGACACCAGCAGCTGGGCCAGTGGCCCTGAGAGATGGCCCCGAAGGGAGCATGTGGTGACAGTCAGCAAGAG GAGGAATACTTCTGTGGACGAGAACTATGAGTGGGACTCAGAATTCCCTGGGGACGTGGAATTGCTGGAGACATTGCACCTGGGCTTGGCCAGCTCCCGGCTCAGACCTGAAGCTGAGCCGGAGCTAG GTGTGAAGACTCCAGAGGAGGGCTGCCTGCTGAACACTGCCCATGTTACTGGCCCTGAGGCCCGCTGTGCTGCCCTTCGGGAGGAATTCCTGGCCTTCCGCCGCCGCCGAGATGCTACTAGGGCTCGGCTACCAGCCTATCGACAGCCAGTCCCTCACCCCGAACAGGCCACTCTGCTGTGA
- the IGSF9 gene encoding protein turtle homolog A isoform X4 has protein sequence MVWCLGLAVLSLVISQGADGRGKPEVVSVVGRAGESVVLGCDLLPPAGRPPLHVIEWLRFGFLLPIFIQFGLYSPRIDPDYVGRVRLQKGASLQIEGLRVEDQGWYECRVFFLDQHIPEDDFANGSWVHLTVNSPPQFQETPPAVLEVQELEPVTLRCVARGSPLPRVTWKLQGKDLGQGQGQVQVQNGTLRIRRVERGSSGVYTCQASSTEGSATHATQLLVLGPPVIVVPPKNCTVNASQDVSLACHAEAYPANLTYSWFQDNTNVFHISHLRSRVRILVDGSLRLQATQPDDAGCYTCVPSNGLLHPPSASAYLTVLCMPGVIRCPVRANPPLLFVSWTKDGKALQLDKFPGWSQGTEGSLIIALGNEDALGEYSCTPYNSLGTAGPSPVTRVLLKAPPAFIEQPKEEYFQEVGRELLIPCSAQGDPPPVVSWAKVGRGLQGQAQVDSNSSLILRPLTKEAHGRWECSASNAVARVAASTNVYVLGTSPHVVTNVSVVPLPKGANVSWEPGFDGGYLQRFSVWYTPLAKRPDRMHHDWVSLAVPVGAAHLLVPGLQPHTQYQFSVLAQNKLGSGPFSEIVLSAPEGLPTTPAAPRLPPTEISPPLSPPRGLVAVRTPRGVLLHWDPPELVPKRLDGYVLEGRQGSQGWEVLDPAVAGTETELLVPGLIKDVLYEFRLVAFAGSYVSDPSNTANVSTSGLEVYPSRTQLPGLLPQPVLAGVVGGVCFLGVAILVSILAACLMNRRRATRRRRKRLRQDPPLIFSPTGTSAAPSALGSGSPDSVAKLKLQGSPVPSLRQSLLWGNLAGTPSPHPDPPPSRGPLPLEPICRGPDGRFVMGPTVVAPQERSGPEQAEPRTPAQCLARSFDCSSSSPSGAPQPLCIEDISPVAPPPAAPPSPLPGPGPLLQYLSLPFFREMNVDGDWPPLEEPSPAAPPDYMDTPRCPTSSFLRPPDTPPVSPRESLPGAVATAEPPYTALADWTLRERLLPGLLPAAPRGSLTSQSSGRGSASFLRPPSTAPSAGGSYLSPAPGDTSSWASGPERWPRREHVVTVSKRRNTSVDENYEWDSEFPGDVELLETLHLGLASSRLRPEAEPELGVKTPEEGCLLNTAHVTGPEARCAALREEFLAFRRRRDATRARLPAYRQPVPHPEQATLL, from the exons ATGGTGTGGTGCCTCGGCCTGGCCGTCCTCAGCCTGGTTATCAGCCAGGGGGCTGACG GTCGAGGGAAGCCTGAGGTGGTATCGGTGGTGGGCCGGGCTGGGGAGAGTGTGGTGCTGGGCTGTGACCTGCTGCCCCCGGCCGGCCGACCCCCGCTGCATGTCATCGAGTGGCTGCGCTTTGGATTCCTGCTTCCCATCTTCATCCAGTTCGGCCTCTACTCTCCCCGAATTGACCCTGATTACGTGG GACGAGTCCGGCTGCAGAAGGGGGCCTCTCTCCAGATCGAGGGTCTCCGGGTGGAAGACCAGGGCTGGTACGAGTGCCGCGTGTTCTTCCTGGACCAGCACATCCCTGAAGACGATTTTGCTAACGGCTCCTGGGTGCATCTGACAGTCAATT CGCCCCCTCAATTCCAGGAGACACCTCCTGCTGTGTTGGAAGTGCAGGAACTGGAGCCTGTGACCCTGCGTTGTGTGGCCCGTGGGAGCCCCCTGCCTCGTGTGACGTGGAAGCTCCAAGGAAAGGACcttggccagggccagggccaggtgcAA GTGCAGAACGGGACACTGCGGATCCGCCGGGTAGAGCGAGGCAGCTCTGGGGTCTACACCTGCCAAGCCTCCAGCACTGAGGGCAGCGCCACTCACGCCACCCAGCTGCTAGTGCTAG GACCCCCAGTCATCGTGGTGCCCCCCAAGAACTGCACAGTCAATGCTTCCCAGGATGTTTCCTTGGCCTGCCACGCTGAGGCATACCCTGCTAATCTCACCTACAGCTGGTTCCAGGACAACACCAATGTCTTCCACATTAG CCACCTGCGGTCCCGGGTGCGGATTCTGGTGGACGGGAGCCTGCGGCTGCAGGCCACCCAGCCTGATGATGCCGGCTGCTACACCTGTGTGCCCAGCAATGGCCTCCTGCATCCACCCTCAGCCTCTGCCTACCTCACTGTGCTCT GCATGCCGGGGGTGATCCGCTGCCCGGTTCGTGCCAACCCCCCACTGCTCTTTGTCAGCTGGACCAAGGATGGAAAGGCCCTGCAGCTGGACAAG TTCCCTGGCTGGTCCCAGGGCACAGAAGGCTCATTGATCATCGCCCTGGGGAACGAGGATGCCCTGGGAGAATACTCCTGCACCCCCTACAACAGTCTTGGTACCGCCGGGCCCTCCCCTGTGACCCGCGTGCTGCTCAAG GCTCCCCCAGCTTTTATAGAGCAGCCCAAGGAAGAATATTTCCAAGAAGTAGGGCGGGAGCTGCTCATCCCCTGCTCTGCCCAAGGGGACCCTCCTCCTGTTGTCTCTTGGGCCAAG GTGGGCCGGGGGCTGCAAGGCCAGGCCCAGGTGGACAGCAACAGCAGTCTCATCCTGCGACCATTGACCAAGGAGGCCCACGGGCGCTGGGAATGCAGTGCCAGCAATGCTGTGGCCCGCGTGGCTGCCTCCACCAACGTCTACGTGCTGG GCACTAGCCCTCATGTTGTCACCAATGTGTCCGTGGTGCCTTTGCCTAAGGGTGCCAATGTCTCCTGGGAGCCTGGCTTTGATGGTGGCTATCTGCagagattcagtgtctggtacaCGCCACT GGCCAAGCGTCCTGACCGAATGCACCATGACTGGGTGTCCTTGGCAGTGCCTGTGGGGGCTGCTCACCTCCTAGTGCCAGGGCTGCAGCCCCACACCCAGTACCAGTTCAGCGTGCTGGCTCAGAACAAGCTGGGCAGTGGTCCCTTCAGCGAAATTGTCTTGTCTGCTCCTGAAG GGCTTCCTACCACGCCAGCTGCACCTAGGCTTCCCCCAACAGAGATATCCCCTCCCCTGTCCCCTCCACGGGGTCTGGTGGCAGTGAGGACACCCCGGGGGGTACTCCTACATTGGGATCCCCCAGAGCTGGTCCCTAAGAGACTGGATGGCTACGTCTTGGAAGGACGGCAAGGCTCCCAGGGCTGGGAGGTGCTGGACCCAGCTGTGGCAGGCACAGAAACAGAGCTGCTGGTGCCAGGCCTCATCAAG GATGTTCTCTATGAGTTCCGCCTCGTGGCCTTCGCAGGCAGCTACGTCAGCGACCCCAGCAACACGGCCAACGTCTCCACTTCCG GTCTGGAGGTCTACCCTTCGCGCACGCAGCTGCCGggtctcctgccccagcctgtgCTGGCCGGCGTGGTGGGCGGGGTCTGCTTTCTAGGCGTGGCCATCCTCGTGAGCATCCTGGCCGCCTGCCTCATGAACCGGCGCAGGGCTACCCGCCGCCGCCGCAAGCGCCTCCGCCAAG ATCCACCTCTTATCTTCTCTCCGACCGGGACGTCAGCTGCACC CTCTgctctgggctcaggcagtcctgaCAGCGTGGCGAAGCTGAAGCTCCAGGGTTCCCCAGTTCCCAGCCTGCGCCAGAGTCTGCTCTGGGGGAATCTTGCCGGAactcccagcccccacccagaTCCTCCGCCTAGCCGGGGACCCTTACCCCTGGAGCCCATTTGCCGGGGCCCAGATGGGCGCTTTGTGATGGGGCCCACTGTGGTGGCCCCCCAGGAAAGGTCAGGCCCGGAGCAGGCAGAACCTCGGACTCCAGCCCAGTGTCTCGCCCGGTCCTTTGACTGTAGCAGCAGCAGCCCCAGTGGGGCACCCCAGCCCCTCTGCATTGAAGACATCAGCCCTGTGGCGCCCCCTCCAGCAGCTCCACCCAGTCCCTTGCCAGGTCCCGGACCCCTACTCCAGTACCTGAGTCTGCCCTTCTTCCGAGAGATGAATGTGGATGGGGACTGGCCCCCTCTTGAGGAGCCCAGCCCTGCTGCACCCCCAGATTACATGGATACCCCGCGCTGCCCCACCTCATCTTTCCTTCGTCCTCCAGACACCCCTCCTGTGTCCCCCAGGGAATCACTTCCTGGGGCTGTGGCCACTGCAGAACCCCCTTACACAGCCCTGGCTGACTGGACACTGAGGGAGCGGCTGCTGCCAGGCCTTCTCCCTGCTGCCCCTCGAGGCAGCCTCACCAGCCAGAGCAGCGGGCGAGGCAGCGCTTCGTTCCTGCGGCCCCCCTCCACAGCCCCCTCTGCTGGAGGCAGCTACCTCAGCCCTGCTCCAGGAGACACCAGCAGCTGGGCCAGTGGCCCTGAGAGATGGCCCCGAAGGGAGCATGTGGTGACAGTCAGCAAGAG GAGGAATACTTCTGTGGACGAGAACTATGAGTGGGACTCAGAATTCCCTGGGGACGTGGAATTGCTGGAGACATTGCACCTGGGCTTGGCCAGCTCCCGGCTCAGACCTGAAGCTGAGCCGGAGCTAG GTGTGAAGACTCCAGAGGAGGGCTGCCTGCTGAACACTGCCCATGTTACTGGCCCTGAGGCCCGCTGTGCTGCCCTTCGGGAGGAATTCCTGGCCTTCCGCCGCCGCCGAGATGCTACTAGGGCTCGGCTACCAGCCTATCGACAGCCAGTCCCTCACCCCGAACAGGCCACTCTGCTGTGA